The window AGTGAATACCATCATATTACTAtcattaaaagaaaagaaacagttGGTTGAAAGGCATTTTTAGGATACTCACCCCAAAACTTTGCATCATTTTCGTCAGTGGATAACAGAACCTCATGGATCTGACAGTGCTCTATGACTCCCAGGCTCCAAAATTGATTCCATCGGATCATCCATCCTACCCACAGCAACAGATGAAGGTATAAATAGATGTTGGACAGATTCAATTTCAGTAGTTCAAAGTACACCTCACCTCTCTCAAGTAAAAACTGATTATCAACCAAATACACCAGAGTACATAGGCTAGAGGAAAATACAaaatagaagagagagagagagagagagagagagagaggaagaagaagcaatTAATCTGGCATACCCTGTAAGATGTGCTGGAAATTTTGGTGGCCAGATCATCAGCAGTGGATATATTCTTTCAATATCCCCATCCTCGGGACAGATTTCGTAAACCTTGGTCATGTTCTTTGCAACGATGTCCAATAAGAATATAGAATCATCCAGCTTTAGAAATGCTGACTTCCCAGCGTTTGCGATTCCGAGAATACTGACATGGGCACACGATTCTCCAGCCTCTGTAACGGATGCTTGAAGTATATCATCCCTTGCAACAGAATGAGATAATGTCCATGTAATTTGAGACAAGTTGTGAGTCCACACTTGAAGTTTTGTGGGGTGGAGACATACGAGAGTAAACTCATCCTCGAGCTTGCCTTCGCACAGATCAACCTCATCACAATCTTCCAATTCAATCTCATCAGTAATATTCACTTTGGTCAACTCCAGAGTCTTGCAATCCAACACAATGATGATGCTGAAGTTAGTGAGGAGAAATAATTTTCCAAAAGCATGAACTCCTAATGGTATGACCAGCTCGGCCTGTTCATCAGGTCCTGGGAATGAAATAGTGTCGGACGCACGACCAACCCAGATGCCATCAACCAAATGAAACAGATAAGCTATCATGCACTTGCATTTGTAGCCTAAAGCCAGTCGGTAGTACTCTCTCCCATTACCACCATCCTCAGGAAGAAATTCATGGAGGTTGTAGGTGAAAGAACGATCTAGCCACACTTTCAGAGGGGTCTGTGGGTAGACAGAAATATCAGCAGGCGGAAGAAGAGGACTATGCACCGCAAGTTTCCCATAGATTTCGACAAGCACACGCCCATTTCTGGAATCCCACATGCTCAAGGGCACATCGCTCCACGCATCGAAGTGTCGGCTGGCGCGGCCGAGGAGAACACCTAGCTCAGGAGGATGGCCTTGCAGGGCTACGAAGCGAGGGCAAGAGAGTACCGAGGAATCGATGTAGAACCCCAGCGTCGGAGGGGGGTGGAGGCTGcggaagcggcggaggaagacCAGGTCGGAGGCGTTGCGGAGCCAGGACTTGCAGACGAGGGAGGCGCGGACTAGGCAGTGGGGCAACGCGACGCGGACGAGGATCTCGCGGAGGAGGTCGTCGTTGTCGAAGACGCTGGAGGTCGCCGTAGCCGTAGCCGTAGCCGCCATGGCCGTCACCGTTGCTGATAGGGATAACCGCGCCATCCCCTCCGATGCAGCACCATCACCCAGCTCCCCGACGGCCATTTTCTcttgaggggaggggaggagagggagtggAGGTTGACGAGGGAGAgacggggaggaggacgacgacgacgaggagtagGAGGAGAAAGGGGAAATTTCGataccccgccgccgccgccgcgccgcttgaTCAACCAGGGGAAATTTTCGTTTCTCCGTGCACAGTGACTTCTGGAAACTTCGGGAATCCCGCGGAGACTTCTGGAAGCAGCAAATAGATTCTGGCCTCCTGTGTCACTTGGAAAATTTACACGCAGGAACTAGGAAGTACTAGTAGGAGACTACTAGTCATTCCCAATGAAATACACAAATAAAATAACAGGATCGCTAACCATCATTCGGCAGACAATCCACCTTTTTAACTCTTGAGAATTTCGGACAATCCGAATGAGAAAacatagaaatagaaaaaaaacatgattttgataggaatataagtgtaaaacagatgattgcaatacacaggaaaaacacatgaatggtcgtttgattggactgcaggaaaaatacaggaattagagaagagataaagactcaaaggaaagtttccaagaggttttacctcatgttagaattcctccaaaacttgcatggcattaggcaatccataggaatttcataggattccataagatccattcctttgattcaaagagctatataggaaaaattcctataggaatgaaatcctctaaaattcctatgaatttcctttgaatcaaatggggCCTTATCATTCGTGTTCCCCTTTTCCTTCAGCTCTAGTGATCTACTCGTCTTCTCCAACACTTGCGACACCTTAAATTTTGGTAGAGACCTACGAATTAGGGTCTCGAGTTAGGGTCAGGGTGGGTAGGGggaggtggagtttgttagttTTAATGGGATGGCAGAAACAGCCTAGTGGTGGGTGGTGGGTCAGGCATGCAGCGAGGTGATGGCAGCGCCACCAAAGCCATTTGGTCAAAAGCGGGCGTTGGGCCAGTGAGCAGTACGGAAAAAGTAAAAGGACCAATAAGGAGGCGAaggccggtggtggtggatccGATAGCACCGAAGATAGGGAATAAGGCGATACGGGGGTAGCTCGCTGCCACTGGCTTGACGAAAAGAAGAGGGGAGGGATGGGGCATGACGAAAAGAAGAGGGGAGGGATGGGGCAGGGGGGAGGAAGCCCGTTGACCGGGGAGGGGGCTGGGGGCTCACCAGAGCCGTTGTTGCCCTCCGGCCAAGCGGTAGCGCGGTGGGGTGGTAGAGACGGGGGATCGGGTGAGCGACGACGCACTGATGGTGTGCAAGGGGAatggaaggaggagaggagttagggtTAAGGGGGTGCTACACGAATCCTAAAACAAATCGAATGGTCCAGGAAACACAAGATATATGGTGGGATTTTCTACACATGTTGATGTTGACACAAAATCTGGTGCAACAAAATgaaggcctaggagatctgcgcGGTTTCTGAAACGCTGAGCAGTACTCAAGGGATTGCAACTATTGAAGGAAGTTGTGGCCGATGCAATTGAGATTATTGGTGTCCCCAGCCCCCTTTGAAACCTCGACCCCATCAGCCTGTGCCCCTGACCGAGCCAAAGTGGTGTCCCTAGCCCCCTTTGAAAACTCGACCCCATCGGCCTGTGCCCCTGACCAAGCCAAAGTGGTGCAGCCAGACCACGTATTTTTTTCGCCCAAGCGCACACTAACATGGCATCGCTACAGTAAAAAACCATGAGGTGGCGTGCTAATGTGGTCCtcttttcctccctctctcaagcatatatgtatgacatgtgggtccagaaTGTCAGGAACGAGGTATCTCGACGGAATTGCGGCTATGTGATAATTTCCAGCGTTAATgttgcagttttctgaaatgTGGTGTAAAGGTTGCAGCAAAGTGATAGTTTAGTCAATAAAAGTGtagttttctaaaatttactctaataaTAAGTAGAAATAATACGTAAGATAGCTAGAGAATATAAGCTTATATAAGTTGATGTGGTTTACGATAATtattaaatagtatatagaatgatgattcaaatgtaaaagtaagctaatgtggctttatgagaaaaaaaagagagagataatttggataatagattaatcatctaaagacaATTATGTGCAATATGTTCAGCAAAACACAATTATGTCCCAGCGAGTTCAATATTATCctacaaatataataaattatacaTAAAATCAATTTAACTGATACTCAACACATCGTATAAAATGAACACCATATATAAGAGTGCTTTCCCAATTTCAATTGCACGCACGTTTGAATGAGTCAGTTTGCGGTACTTATTAATACAACTCAAAGCTTTCACTTCAGTTTAACACTTCATTCCAGACACAAACGAAGTGTTTTATTTAATTGTTAGCTGCAATTCACAGTAACAATGCATCACTGCAGTAATTTACAACCACCATGTTAGTTTATCCCCATGACATACGACCAGCGCTGTTACCAGCTCCTCCTCCCTTTTTTCCACTTGTCATCTTAACCAGCAGTTGTTGGTGCAAATGTCGCCCTGAAGGATCATCCTGCATTtgcaataagaaaaaaaaaaactctagtcAGAAGTTGATTGCAATTTACCAGTCTATTCTAATATTTGCTCCAGTGTGGTGATAATGAATTATTAGCGACAAAATAATAACTATGGTGCATATCTCACCCTAAGACAGCTGTTGAATGTGCCATCTTTCAGCTGAGGAGGAAGGCAAGTCTGCAGTGCAGCGAAACCCCTGAATTGAAGAGGGAAGGAAATGGACAAACGACATTAGTGCTTCTGAAGGAGAAATATGAAAACATAATTCGGTGACATTTAAGCGATAGAATAAACCTAGGATTCTCTGACATCCTGAGGTAACAACGGATAACGTGTTTCAGCAACCTCTTGGAAGGCTGATCAACCATTGAGGTAACCACGGTTGCTAAAGCAGCTCCCACAGCATAGAACCGATCAGCATTGGCACAAACATAAGCTAGACCGGCGTCATCTACGACAATTTTTTCAGTGATAAAAGTTGCCACCTGCATGCATATTTGACTGAATCAGTTTACGAGAGCAATGGGTTTAAAAATTAGCAGACTAAGGGACCATTTTCAGAACATCAAGTATAGTTTATGGTACCTATATTTGGTTTTAGGTCTATTTTTTGGGGGGAAATAACCGATAATTGGTGATGACAACCTAGCGTGGCCGTTGGTTATATGTGCTAATTTATGGTTTGTTTGGTTATATATAATCCAGAAAAAGCGAGCCACTTAATTTAATGTAAAGAGTattcatatatattaaaattatataGATACAAATATGGTATACTGAGTGAGAGTAGTGTACTTCACATATTACATGATCAAAAAATAGCTAAGAGTACTCAAAAGTCAGTAGATGGCCACTAGTTTGAAGCATTCAATCAATGAATTGATGCAAAACTGCATGATCGACCAGGCCTAAAGCACATTTTGAATTGACTAGTAAAATGCCCAAGCTTTGCTATgggcagaagaaaaaaaaatcataatatgtcataccaatatatatatatatatatatatatatatatatatatatatatatatatatatatatatatatatatattttatcaaatacCTTACTATTACTTCTTTACTTATTTACTTATGTTATTCACTTGTTTGGACCAAACGTTGGACTATTCCATAATAATACAAAATATCATACGGTAATTTATAAAAACTACAAAAGCAATAGCAAGGTTAGAGATGCAAGTGGGCAGTCCCGCTACCCACATAAAAACCCATTTGCTAGTTCATTTCCCACATGGTAGTACAaaattttagaagaaaaaaataaactagaagtgaCTTAAGCGGGCTAAAAAAACCCGCTTGCCCGCCCCGCTTGCATTCCTAAGTGGGGTGAcagattcactgccaccaccactagaggcttttaaaggagtataggTGACTctaggtgaaaaaaaattaaacgtgTTCCTTCCATTTTTTTTGACGGGAAAGAATACTGAAGAACTAAaggtggtactccctccgtttcacaatgtaagtcattctagcattttccatattcatattgatgttaatgaatctatacatatatatttatctagattcattaacatcaatatgaatgtgggaaatgctagaatgacttacattgtgaaacggaggaagtagtattttAAGGGGGATTAATGTGTCTGGCTACATACAGTTTTTGATAATTCACTGCCGATCGTCATATTATGCAGGCATAGAGGAACAAATTCATTTTCCAGCAGAAAATTGATAATTTTTGGATCATCAACCTGCATGCATGTATAACAAGTAAAATAAGCTTCACTCTAAATTCTGGAGTGGTATACTGATGAAACCCAAAAAACTATAGATTTCTTACATGAATGTGCATAAGTGTAGTAAGTGGTGGTACATAAGTGTATAAAGCCAAGATGGTTTATAGTAGTTCTAGTACATAAGTGCATAAATCAATACCACCACCAGTGTTAATGCAATAGTATCTTTTGACATCACAGTTCAGAGATAACGGAGCAAAATTAGGCTTGAGTCTCCCTCAGATCTGATctgattatatatgtaattaaggagctaattaaaataaaaatgctTACTCTTTCAAGAGTTTGTTTTGTGAGACATCTATTAAACTTTCTTAAGATACAACCTATATAATATTGAGACATTCAAGTTTATAATTCTCAGCCGAGTTATTGAGAATTACAGTGGAGTCAGGCTCAGTGAGACTAATGGCTGGTTTCTatcaaaaattaataattgTATCGTGTGGTGAGAAAATTGAGATCAGATCTATATATTTATCAGCAGTTCTGAATGCATACTATAAGAGCTAGATGTGTTGTGCTATAACACAGCAATTCTTATAATGTCAAACTGATATTAAGGTCTGCAGAGAGGGGTCTGTTTCATGAGATGTGGCCattgttttcaaaaaaaaaaaaagctacttgTTCATTTATTGCTAATTGTTGTGTGTAAGTTGTTTAGCTCTATATTACACTTGATGAGTATTTCATACTCAgccttttgttttattttgttttaggTACAAAGTATTTGCAGCATGCATGGGCAGGAGTAGCAGCCTTGATCTGTGTACTTTATCACTAattgtaaaaataaaataatttacatCATGTTGAGGTTTTCCATGGTTATATATATGGAACTGTTTCTAACATAATTATCATATGATGTGCAAGCTATGTTAAAATCTTATTTTATA of the Oryza sativa Japonica Group chromosome 2, ASM3414082v1 genome contains:
- the LOC9266853 gene encoding uncharacterized protein, yielding MAVGELGDGAASEGMARLSLSATVTAMAATATATATSSVFDNDDLLREILVRVALPHCLVRASLVCKSWLRNASDLVFLRRFRSLHPPPTLGFYIDSSVLSCPRFVALQGHPPELGVLLGRASRHFDAWSDVPLSMWDSRNGRVLVEIYGKLAVHSPLLPPADISVYPQTPLKVWLDRSFTYNLHEFLPEDGGNGREYYRLALGYKCKCMIAYLFHLVDGIWVGRASDTISFPGPDEQAELVIPLGVHAFGKLFLLTNFSIIIVLDCKTLELTKVNITDEIELEDCDEVDLCEGKLEDEFTLVCLHPTKLQVWTHNLSQITWTLSHSVARDDILQASVTEAGESCAHVSILGIANAGKSAFLKLDDSIFLLDIVAKNMTKVYEICPEDGDIERIYPLLMIWPPKFPAHLTGMDDPMESILEPGSHRALSDP
- the LOC4329079 gene encoding cell differentiation protein rcd1 isoform X3: MLTSEVPSPRDPELVERLILDLLDPELKRHAPSELRKKREMFQNLALLLWNSFGIVASLLQEIIVVYPALSPPTLSLGASNRVCNALALLQCIASHSETRTHFLQARIPLYLCAFLETDDKAKQFEYLRLTSLGVIGALVKVDDPKIINFLLENEFVPLCLHNMTIGSELSKTVATFITEKIVVDDAGLAYVCANADRFYAVGAALATVVTSMVDQPSKRLLKHVIRCYLRMSENPRGFAALQTCLPPQLKDGTFNSCLRDDPSGRHLHQQLLVKMTSGKKGGGAGNSAGRMSWG